Proteins from a genomic interval of Crassostrea angulata isolate pt1a10 chromosome 7, ASM2561291v2, whole genome shotgun sequence:
- the LOC128191924 gene encoding brevican core protein-like, with amino-acid sequence MSYVRSLIWFWLIYQCAVTSLVYQHTVYQRRLNPTYDNGTTPILSSTVPTFQACINKCHNQPPCDSLVFDIVTLKCSLYEGKTVEEEITINQIYHQVLNKTVHRDIIEYAQYLCSGKSPGYIYNETVPVCYKIDPGPRTLVEAVSFCGESGGHLLQIDTERKQRLVENLRLEKTESISKYRVDGKKTGGKWTFLDGTPITVFFWYPGEPANNFIDGASSIALRVGHQGKWDDINATWTHGSICEKDIKFD; translated from the exons ATGTCGTACGTTCGTTCCTTAATTTGGTTTTGGCTAATATATCAATGTG cGGTTACTAGCCTTGTCTACCAACACACGGTCTATCAAAGGCGTCTTAATCCTACGTATGACAACGGGACAACCCCGATTTTGTCAAGCACAGTTCCCACTTTCCAAGCCTGTATCAACAAATGTCACAACCAGCCACCATGTGACTCCTTGGTATTTGACATCGTTACCTTGAAGTGCTCACTCTATGAAGGAAAAACAGTTGAGGAAGAAATCACTATTAACCAAATATATCATCAGGTCTTGAACAAAACGGTTCATCGGGATATCATTG AGTATGCCCAATACCTGTGCAGTGGGAAAAGTCCAGGGTACATTTATAACGAGACCGTTCCGGTTTGTTACAAAATTGATCCAGGTCCAAGGACACTGGTGGAAGCTGTATCGTTTTGTGGTGAATCCGGTGGACACCTTTTACAAATAGACACAGAGAGAAAGCAGAGACTTGTCGAGAACTTAAGATTAGAAAAGACAG AGTCCATATCTAAATATCGCGTCGATGGCAAAAAGACTGGTGGAAAATGGACATTTTTAGATGGCACACCAATAACAGTCTTTTTTTGGTACCCTGGGGAGCCTGCTAATAATTTCATTGATGGAGCTTCATCTATTGCACTGAGAGTTGGACACCAAGGAAAATGGGATGATATCAATGCTACCTGGACTCATGGCAGTATTTGCGAAAAAGACATCAAATTTGACTAG
- the LOC128191915 gene encoding uncharacterized protein LOC128191915 — MLSRNLLSRPLILSIQPKSTNVLYIPHQNDQNRQNAVCIRRYNSFVESVKNVFHRGKTIYLKFLEKRFPTLYGYQMQILNGALGLKRDAFIWARMVGEMKTGKRLSSYSKTQLMAYLEISQQKIKAVPIVFITMLPFSVMFLPLLFNWPGIFLTSHFMSEAQRTSVELDKLEHKLIYCERVLDDFALKVEKLPTHTRARKAAEEIINKMNDGTSIRPNEVISIAEMFEDRRYSMHNIPYRYRMHLAHCNELRIKNMTKDSQIQFLINKAMATSAPSALTDSELKWVCFKHGVNPTLMTRSEQLNFLNRWNEFSKFINETHIPLLLHGVVFLGYNHPSNRKMKEKLKLKWKRKS; from the exons CACTAATGTTCTGTATATTCCTCATCAAAATGACCAGAATAGACAGAATGCAGTTTGCATTAGGAGATACAATTCATTTGTTGAAAGTGTAAAGAATGTGTTTCACAGAGGGAAAACTATTTACTTGAAGTTTCTAGAAAAGCGTTTCCCCACACTCTACGGTTACCAGATGCAGATACTAAATG gTGCACTGGGTCTTAAAAGAGATGCATTTATATGGGCCAGAATGGTTGGAGAAATGAAAACTGGTAAAAGACTGAGttcatacagtaaaacacaacTCATGGCTTACCTAGAG ATATCACAACAGAAGATCAAAGCAGTTCCAATAGTATTCATCACTATGTTGCCATTCAGTGTGATGTTTTTACCTCTTTT aTTTAATTGGCCTGGTATTTTCCTGACTTCTCACTTTATGTCCGAGGCCCAGCGAACGAGTGTGGAGCTAGATAAACTGGAACACAAGTTGATTTACTGTGAGCGAGTGTTGGACgattttgctttaaaagttgaaaaattgcCTACCCATACACGTGCCAGGAAAGCTGCGGAGGAAATCATAAATAAG ATGAATGATGGAACTAGCATTCGCCCAAATGAAGTTATTAGCATTGCAGAAATGTTTGAAGACAGACGATATAGTATGCACAATATACCATATAGATACAGA ATGCATCTAGCACACTGTAATGAACTTAGGATCAAGAACATGACAAAAGATTCTCAAATCCAGTTCCTCATCAACAAAGCAATGGCCACAAGTGCACCATCAGCATTAACCGACTCCGAACTGAAATGG GTTTGCTTTAAACATGGAGTAAATCCAACTCTGATGACTAGAAGTGAACAGTTGAACTTTTTGAACAGATGGAATGAATTTTCTAAGTTTATTAATG AGACCCATATTCCTTTACTGCTTCATGGTGTTGTGTTCCTTGGTTACAATCACCCAAGTAACaggaaaatgaaagaaaaactaAAGCTCAAATGGAAACGGAAATCCTGA